The Chitinophaga sp. H8 region AAAACCTATTCTGATCATACTCACCTTACCGGTTACTATCTTCACCCTGGGGTTATTCCTGCTGGTGATCAATGCTATTATTATCCTGCTGGCCACCAAACTGGTATCTGGATTTACAGTAGATAATTTTTGGTGGGCGCTGCTTTTTAGTATTGTCATGTCTGTCATTGCAGGACTGATGCACAGTCTGGCAGGTGGTGGAAACGATAATTAATATAATAATCGCCCTTTGCAGAATACTCCCTTTCCTTAAAATGTGTATGCATGTATTTTAACCGCGATCAAATCAGTGATGAACAACTGATTGCTTTTTACAAAGTGCTCGTATACCCAAGACTGGTAGAGGAAAAAATGTTGTTGCTGCTGCGGCAGGGCAAGGTAAGCAAATGGTTTTCCGGTATTGGCCAGGAAGCTATTGCCATAGGGGCTACGCTGGCACTGGAAGCAGATGAATGGATCCTTCCCCTGCATCGTAATCTCGGGGTTTTTACAGCCCGGCAGATGCCGCTTACACAACTGTTCCGGCAATGGCAGGGTAGCCAGCAAGGGTTTAGCAAAGGCAGGGAACGTTCTTTTCATTTCGGTAGCCGGGCACACCACATTTGCGGTATGATTTCCCATCTAGGCCCCCAACTGGCAATAGCGGACGGGATCGCACTGGCCCATCAGCTTAAACAGGAAAAGAAAGTAACCCTCGCTTTTACCGGCGAAGGAGGTACCAGCGAAGGGGAGTTTCACGAAGCCCTGAATGTAGCTGCTGTATGGGATCTCCCGGTTATCTTCCTCATAGAAAATAATGGCTACGGACTCAGTACACCCGTGAGTGAACAATACCGTTGCAATCGGTTGGTAGACCGTGCAATCGGCTATGGTATGAAAGGCATGCACATAGATGGCAATAACTTACTGGAAGTATACCATGCCGTAAAAGAAGCAGCTACCTACGCGCGACAGGAAAACAAACCCGTGCTGATTGAAGCGATGACCTTCCGGATGCGGGGCCATGAGGAAGCCAGTGGTACAAAATATGTGCCTCCGGCGCTTCTGGAAGAATGGGCAAAGAAAGATCCGGTTTCCAACTATGAAGATTTTCTGATGCACCTGGGATTACTTTCCGGAGAGGATCTTACCCATATCAAACAGGAAATCAAATCACAGATAGAAACTAATATCGCTGCGGGATTGTCAGACGGCCCAATACTAGGCAACACCGCAGCAGAACTGGCAGATGTTTATGCGGAAGATAGCTCCACTCTAAACAAAGGCACCAATTCCCCCAATAGCAGCATAGCGAATGCAGACAATGCCATTGCAAACATAGCCAGAACTAACAGCGCCTGTACGCCGGATAATAACCCAGGTGGCCCAGCTACTGAAAAACGCCTGATTGACGCCATCGCAGACGGCTTACGTCAATCAATGGAGATACATCCTAATCTTATCCTTATGGGACAGGATATCGCTGAATACGGTGGTGCATTTAAAATTACGGACGGTTTTGTAGCGCAGTTTGGGAAACAGCGGGTGCGGAATACCCCACTCTGCGAAAGCGCCATTATAGGTACGGCCCTGGGGCTGAGTTTATCCGGCTTCAAAAGTATGGTGGAAATGCAGTTCGCCGACTTTGTTTCCTGCGGCTTTAACCAGATCATTAATAACCTGGCTAAAATACACTACCGCTGGGGGCAGGCGGCCGACGTGGTGATACGGATGCCTGCTGGTGGCGGCGTAGGTGCAGGCCCCTTTCATTCTCAAACCAATGAAGCCTGGTTTACCCATACACCAGGGCTAAAAGTAGTATACCCCTCCTCTCCGGATGATGCCAAAGGGCTGCTGGCGGCGGCTATTACCGACCCCAACCCCGTATTATACTTTGAGCATAAAGCCCTTTACAGGAGTATCAGCGGACTGGTTCCCGACGATTATTACCTCACCCCCATCGGAAAAGCCAAACTGGTACAGGAAGGCAGCGACCTAAGCATCATCACGTATGGGGCAGGCGTACACTGGGCACTGGAATATGCACAGCAACATCCGCAGCTGTCACTCTCCATACTAGACCTCCGGACGTTACTACCTCTTGATTATGAGGCTATTAAAGCGGTAGTGGCCCAAACAGGGAAGGTATTGGTTTTACATGAAGCCACGCTTACCGGAGGGTTTGGGGGAGAAATCAGTGCCTGGATTGCCGAACATTGTTTCCATTTGCTGGACGCCCCCGTAATGCGCTGTGGTAGTTTGGATACTCCCATCCCATTTGCAATGGAACTGGAAAAAAATTTCCTGGCCAAATCCCGGCTGGATCAGTGCATACGGGAATTAGCTGCCTACTGATCCCATGCAGACATTGTCTATTTGCACCGAATGCCCTAACTTGCAGCTGGATTTTAAAAGTATATACTATGTTGATGACAATATTAAATGCTGTGAATCACTCTGCGCTCTATAATGCAGGAACTAAAGCGGGCTTCTTCCTGGCTACCTTTTTCATTTTGCTGTTTGCTGCGATGTTTCTGTATGCTACCATCAAATACGCAAAACGTTAATCTTATTTAGCTTTCAACTTCTTAATATAAAGGGCTGACCAAAAAATATTATTGGTCAGCCCTAATTTTATGAAAGTACCTGTTTCCTGTTATTTTACCCTCACATATACCAATTTCCCCGACCGCTTACCACTATCTCTTACATCTATTTCAAAATCGGGTACACTCTTGATCAGCTGCACCAGTTTATTAAATCCATAATTCCGGGAATCAAAATCAGGCTGCTTTTTTATCAGCAGGTTGCCCAGTTCTCCAAGATAGGCCCAGCCATCCTCATCTGCAATATCATTGATGCTGGAGGCCAGCAAGTCCACCATATCCATATCCGCCTTACTGATGGCTTTCTGTTTTTCTTTGGCACTACGGGATTTGCTCGTGTCGCTTTTCTTTTCTTTTATGGCAAGTATTTCAATATAAATAAACTTATCACATGCCGCGCGGAAGGCACTGGGTGTTTTCTTCTCTCCCATGCCAAACACCTTCATGCCCGCCTCCCGGAGCCGGGTAGCCAGCCGCGTAAAATCACTGTCGCTGGATACCAGGCAAAACCCATCTACCCGGCCGGTATATAAAATGTCCATCGCATCAATGATCATCGCCGAGTCTGTCGCGTTTTTGCCGGTAGTATAACTGTACTGCTGAATAGGTGTAATAGCATTATCCAGTAATACCCCTTTCCAGCCAGACACAGTAGGTTTGGTCCAGTCGCCATAGATTCTCTTAAATGTAGGAATACCATACTTGGCTACCTCTTCCAGCATGGCTTTTATATTAGAATAAGGAATATTATCTGCATCAATCAATACGGCAAGCCGGAGATCTTTTGTATTACTGTCCATCTCATTCATATTTTATGGGTATTCAAGCGTATAAGCAAAACAGCGGCTGGCTCAAACAATTGAGACAACCGCCGTTTTATGCAGGTACCGCAGTACCAGGGTAATGCCTTCAGTGCTCCTGAAAAGGTACACGCTTACCCTTATATAATCATAGCAATATTATTTAACCAGGTAAGCACGGATCATCCAGGCCATTTTTTCATGCTTTTGCATAAGACCGGTTACAAAATCACTGGAGCCTTTGTCTTTATACTTTTCATCAAATTCATCAATCAGCCGGCGCAGGTTACGGATCACGGTTTCATGATCGTCCAGCAGGTTTTTCAGTTGTTTTTTCTGATCATTGGTATAATCTCCTTCCAGAAGATTCGTCAACTTGAGAAAGTCGGCCATACGGCCTTCTGCATAGTGGCCCAGGGTACGTATCTTTTCTGCCACATCATCCCCAAAGTCTGCAAGCTCTTCATATTGTGCTTCAAAAAACTTATGCATTTCCATGAAACTGGGACTCTCTATATTCCAATGATAGTTTCTTGTTTTAGTGTATAACACTACTTCGTCGGCCAGTACTTTATTAAGCTCTAAAGCTATCTGTTTTAAATTTCCATCAGAAACGCCAATGTTTGCTTTCATATCTGTTATTTTTTTAGTTTACCGATATATAAATTTACGGGAATACCCATGTTTATAATATGATGGATATCATTAATTAACGATTGTTTAATTAAACAGCCTGCACCCTGATTTTGTTCATGTGGGAGGGGTTGTGGACCAATATCCCAACATGTTCCGTGCCAATTCTTTATTCATAATTGCAGTATACTTCCTAATTTTGCGGTATGAACCAGGTGCCGGGGAGAATTTACACCCTTCAATTTATATTACTCTGCCTCAGTAATGCCCTTTTTTCTGCCAGTTTCAACATGTTGATCCCTGAATTGCCTGCCTACCTCAGTAGTATGGGCGGCGAAGGATATAAAGGATATATTATTGGTCTTTTCACTGTAACAGCAGCACTTTCCCGCCCCTTCAGCGGAAAGCTGACGGATACCATTGGCCGTATACCGGTCATGATATTTGGTTCTGTTATCTGTGTGGTGTGCAGCCTGCTCTATCCCCTGGTTAGTTCAGTAGGGGCATTTTTATTACTCCGGTTCTTTCATGGTTTTTCTACCGGTTTTAAACCTACCGGTACTGCCGCCTATGTGTCGGACCTGGTACCTCACACCCGGCGGGCCGAAGCGATGGGAATGGTAGGACTTTTCAGTACGATAGGTATGGCCATGGGGCCTGCCATTGGGGGTTACGTGGCCCTGCACTTTAATATCCAGATCATGTTCCAGCTTTCAGCAGTGATGGCACTGCTGTCTGTGGTGATACTGGTAGGGATGAAAGAAACCCTCCAAAACAAGCAGCGCTTCAAACCCACCCTCCTGAAGGTATCTGCCAATGAAATTTTTGAGCCGCTGGTATTGGCCCCCATGGTAGTTACGTTTCTTACTTACTTCAGCTATGGGGTTTTACTCACTATCATACCGGATTTCAGTACCCACCTGGGGATCCATAATAAAGGGCTTTTCTTTACGTTCTTTACAATCAGTTCTATAGGTATCCGTTTGCTCGCAGGCAAAGCATCTGACCGTTATGGACGGGTGCCTGTACTGAAGATCTCTGCTACCATGCTGGCTGCAGCCACCTTCCTGATGGCCATTGCTCATACCCCTCAGCTATTACTGGCGGCAGCGGTGCTTTATGGAGTAGCACTGGGGATTAATTCTCCGGCAGTCACCGCCTGGACCATCGATCTGGGGCTTCCGGAACATCGCGGCCGGGCACTGGCCAGCATGTATATTGCACTGGAGGCTGGCATTGGATTGGGCGCCTACTTTTCTGCTTTTATCTATAATAACAACGCCGGTTTCTTCCCACTTACCTTTTACGTAACCACCGTCATTACCCTCCTGGCTACCTTTTACCTGCTGTTTGTTTATGATAACCAACGCCTTAAAGTAATGTGGCGGTTTGTTCATATTAAGAAATGGCGATAATATTATTCCAGCAGCAGCTCATCACCGGCCACAGGCTCGCTTTTATCCACCAGCTCACGGGGAAGCTCTTTTTTAGTTTCCAGCCCCAGCCGACGCATACCTTCTGCCCTAGTCACCAGGTTACCCCGGCCCGTACTTAATTTATTCATGGCACTGTCGTATACCTCCTGGCTACGGCCCAGATGTATTCCCACCGTCCGCATATCTTCTGCAAAACCTACAAACTTTTCATAAAGCGCACTTCCCTGTTTCACGATTTCTTCAGCATTCCTGTTCTGGTTTTCCAGCCGCCACATTGCATCAATAATCCGCAAGGTAGCCAGCAGAGAAGGTACACTCACTACAATGATCTTTTTCCGGAAAGCATAGTCATAGAGATCATCCTGCTGCAAAATAGCAAGTGCATATGCCGGCTCAACAGGTACAAACAGCAATACAAAGTCCGTTGTATTTTTATACAGGGAATGATAACTTTTACGGCTCAGCTCATCCACATGGTTCTTCACTGACTGCAGATGCAGCTTTAGTGCCTGTTGTTTTTCCACTTCATCTGTAGCGCTGCAATACTGTTCATAGGCTTTCAGCGATACCTTAGAGTCAATAACCAATTGCCGGTTCTCCGGCAATAATAACAACAGGTCGGGCCTTTTAAGCATGCCCTCACTATCCCGTTGCGCATCCTGTGTAAAGTAATGAATGCCCTTTTCCAGCCCTGATGCTTCCAGTACGCGCTCCAGTATCATCTCTCCCCAGTTTCCCTGCTTTTTGGTATCCGCCTTTAAGGCATTGGTCAGGTTGTTAGCCTCCTGGGTAAGTGTTTGATTGAGGAGGAGGAGTTTTTGCAGTTCCGTTTTTAATTCTGTACGCTGGGTGGTCTCTGCTACCAGCGACTGCTGTACACTACTCCGGAAACTCTCAATCTTCTCCGCCAGCGGTTTCAGGATATCATCCATTTTATGCTGGTTCTGTTCCATAAAAGTCCCGGATATACGCTGCAACAATTGCTGCGCGGTATTCTCAAACTGTACTTTAAACTCCTGCTGTATTTCCTGCAAACGCTGCTTTTCTTCATTGAGCTGCTGGTGCAGGAACCGGTTCTGCTCTTCTATCCTGCTGCTATCTCCCATCAGCTGCTGAAACTCTGTATACACGTGATCCAGCCGCTGTTGCTTTTCCTGCAATTCTATCCGTTTATCTTCCAGCATGTGCTGTGTATAGGTATATTGCGCTTCCAGGTGGTTATTCCGTTCTTTTAAAAGTACCTGCTCCTGTTGTTGTTGTTCCCATTTCTGCCTGACAGAAAAATACAACCACCCCAGTACAACTGCGAGGGCACCAGTGATAGTAAGCAATACAGTGTAGTTCATAATTAGTTGTTTAGAAATGAGGAGGGCCTTTCATTGAGTTATAGCGCCAGCCTTAATATGGTAGCTTTTCCTTTAACATTTATGCTTGTTAAGATCCGGGCATGCCTTTCAGTTAGTTTTTGCACCTGCAATAGTAACGTTTTACTGCGCAATATATTTGCACAGCTGTACAGGTAACACAGGAAGTGGAGGTGCCATAAATAAATGAAAGTACCCCTGAGCATTACTTAAACATCACCTCAACCCCATCAGGTATCCGGATAAAAAAAGGTGCCTCAAAAGCTGAGACACCTCTTCTACGTTATTTTATCGCTTCAGAAAAGTAAATTATAGTTGTTCGTACAGTTTGCGCAGCCGCTCTCTGGTCATGATCTGCTGCCAGTCTTTGCCCAGCGCATTTTCCCACAGTGGTGCCATTCCCAGAGATACATTGATCATCGTATCAAACTGCTCATCCGTAAGGCCTTTTGTAATATGCTGGGGAATTTCAATGTTGTGTTTCTTCACCATGGCCTTAAATTTCTTTACCCCATCCGGATAGAATTCTTCCAGTTTGTCAAACACGATACAGTTTCCAATACCATGTTTGGTACCCAGCAGATAAGCTAATCCGTAACTTACCGCATGTGCCACCCCTACCTGGGAATAAGCAATACTCATCCCTCCGGCATAAGATGCCATCATCAGTTTTTCATCTGCATCATCATCCCATTGTTTCTTTTCCAGGAATATTTCCTCACACAGCTCCTGTGCCTTCTCACCGTAAGATTTACTGAATGCATTCAGATAAGTACCCTGAAGCGATTCCACACAATGGATAAAGCAATCCATCGCAGTATAAAAACGCTGATTAGCAGGTACGCTGCTGGTTAAAGAAGGGTCCAGCATAATCTGATCAAAAGTGGTAAAGTCTGAATTCATACCCAGTTTACGGGTAGGCCCGGTAAGTACACAGGTACGGCTCACTTCTGCTCCTGTACCTGAAATAGTAGGAATACCCATCTTATAAACGCCACGCACCTTTACCAGGTCCCATCCCTGATAATCTGCTGAAGAGCCGGGGTTAGTCATCATCAACCCAACCGCTTTGGCCAGATCCATCACAGATCCTCCGCCTATACCAATAATCCCCGACACTTCCCCGAACGCAGCTTTCAGGTCATCCCGCAGCTTATCTACCTGGGTGGTTTTAGGCTCGTGCGTAACGTCAATGATTACAATCTTATCTTTTCCCTGTAAAGGAATACGTGATAAAAAGGCAGGTTTATCCTTGAAATATTCATCAACAAAGAAGATCATCGGTGCATCTCCCTTACGTTGAGGTGCCAGTATTTCATCCAGTTGATCAAATGATCCAAGGCCATATATTACATAGCCTACCATTTTAAAATTCCGGAATTTCATATATACAATTTCGTTTGTTTAAAATAATCGTTCCTGTCATCCTCCGTAAGGGGATCCTTACTACAATAATTTTGCTGCTTTATCCAGATCTTCCGGGGTATCTATTTCCACACCCATATATTCTGTAACCACCATTTTCATGGGGATGCCATTTTCCAGATAACGCAGGCATTCTATTTTTTCCGCAGCCTCCAACGGAGTCACCGGCATTTGTGTAAAGTCCAGCAAGGTTTGCTTCCGGAATGCATAGATACCGATATGTTCATAGTAAACAGATGGAAAATCTTTATTACGGGGATATGGAATAACAGACCGGGAAAAGAACAATGCATTGAACTGCTTATCAACCGCCACCTTTACATAATTAGGGTCTTCTATCAGCTTCCAGTCTTTCAGTTCCTGCATCAGGGAAGCTACTCTTACCTGTTTGCCTGCTTCTCCTTCAAATACACTTAGCAACTTTTCCAGTGGTTCTTTTTGCGTAAAAGGTTCATCGCCCTGCACGTTTACCACAATATCCACGTCCATATCCACCACAGCTTCCGCAATACGGTCTGTTCCACACTCGTGCTCCTTTTTGCTCATTACAGCTTTTCCTCCATGCTGCACAATTTCATCATAGATCACTTCACTGTCGCATACTACCATCACCTCATCAAAAACACCTGTGTTCACTGCTGATTCGTAGGTACGGAGAATAACTGTTTTTCCTCCCAGTTTTGCCATGAGCTTACCGGGGAACCTCGTGGCGCCATACCGGGCAGGAATCAAAGCTATTTTTTTCATGCGCATATATTTAATACCGGAAGCAGCTTTTTCATTGACAATCTTACTTACCAGGAAACCGCTTCCGGTCCGGTGCTATTTATTTATAATACACTTTTGACAGCTTTTACCAGCTTTTCTGCTTTCTCTTTCACCTCATCCTGGTTCCAGCCGAGATTAACAGGTGTGGAAATGCAACGGCCTATAATAGCGTCTGAAGCGGGGAATTGTTTGGTTTTATATTGCTCCATGGCTTGTTTAAGACCTGGAGGGAAAGCATGCAGGGAAGCATTTTGTTTGAAATGATCCCATTGGCGGATATAATGCCAGTTATTATCAAACCAGAAGAAGGCTGCTAATCCGGCTGCCTTCATAGCGGCAGCAGCAGCACGGGCAGTGTTTTCATCCGGCAGGAAAAATGACAGGTGCGTCGCACTGTCGCCCGCCTCATCCGGCAAACGGCGGAAAGTTACCTCCGACACAGTAGCTAGGGCATCCTTCATGATCTTTTTGTTGTTACGCAGGATAGATAAAATGTTGTCCAGCTTGCGTATTTGAGCCAACCCTACCGCTGCATGCAGCTCAGATATACGGTAGTTATAGCCCATAAATGGATGCTGATCTGCACCACGGTCTACTCCCAGATGATCATGTCCATGGTCTGCGTACGCATCGCTTTTAACATATACATCCTGATCATTGGTAACAATAGCACCACCTTCTGCGCAGGTAATTGTTTTTACAAAATCAAAAGAAAAAGTACCCGCATGTCCGATAGTACCCAGGGCTTTACCTTTATAACTACCTCCAAAAGACTGGCAGGCATCTTCCAGTAAAATCAGCTGGTGCTTATCACAAATAGCCTTTAATGCATCCAGGTCGGCCATTGAACCACACATATGCACCGGCATTACCGCTTTGGTCTGAGGGGTAATTGCCGCCTCTACCGCTTTAGGATCCAGTGTCAGGGTATCATCCACATCTACCAGCACCGGGGTGGCGCCTACGGAAAACACAGATTCAAAACTGGCCACAAATGTAAAAGTGGGCATAATGATCTCATCACCTGCACCAATACCCAACGCAGCCATGGCGGTGCTAAGTGCAGTAGTACCACTGGAAGTGAGCTGTGTATACTTCACGTCCAGCTTATCGCAAATAGCCTGTTCCAGCTCTTTTGCTTTCCAGATGCCTTTGCGCGGACCATCAAATCCGTAGCGCATCATAATGCCGGTTTCCAGTACATCATTTACTTCTTTCCGCTCTTCGGCTCCAAATAGTTCATATCCGGGCATAAACAGTTGATTTTAAAATATAATAAAGGTTCTATTTTATGGTGGGGCAAAGGTACTATAATCAATGTTCCCATACATCCTAAAAACTGTTTATCTTTTGCTAAAAATTTGCCATGCGTTTTATATTGTTTTTGTTCATACTAAGTATATTCTCAGGGGTACTCTCCATAAATACCTACGCTCAGCATCCTGAAGAACAACAAATCCGGGCCCTGATGCAACAACAAACTGCTGCCTGGAACGAGGGTGATCTTAATGGTTTTATGCAAACCTATTGGCAATCAGACTCTCTTATGTTCATTGGCAAAAGTGGTGTCACCTATAGCTGGCAAGCCACCCTGGATAATTATAAAAAGTCTTACCCGGATACAGCGGCAATGGGGAAGCTTAATTTTAACTTACTGGAATTCAAACCCTTAACTCCAGTATTATATTTTGTGGTGGGTAAATGGCACCTGCAACGTACCGCCGGCGACCTGCAAGGGCATTTTAGCCTGCTTATCAGGAAAATAAATGGAGAATGGAAAATTGTGGCTGATCACAGCAGTTAAAGGAGCATAAAAAAACCGTCCCAGGAATGAGACGGCTTGTTATACACCACAACATTAAAGAAGAAACTATGACTTTTGCTTCTTTTGAATTACTTATGTTTCGTCAACAGGATACAGTTAAATGCCTTTTATTTATTTTTTGCTGCATCCCGCACGGTTTTATTTTCCTTTTCCGGCTTTTCAGATAAATCACCATGCATAGGGTTACGTCCATTTGCAGCTTTGTCTGTTGATAATATCTCTACGGGATGCTGCTTTACTTGCTTATATGCGGTACTGTGCTTGTCTGTTTTCTCTCCCTGCTTCCCAATATCAGCTTTAGCTGGTTGTTGCTTATTATTTTTCATGATAATCATTTTAAATAATAATGAATCGCTACTCCCTGTGTAAAGTCATCAAAGTCTATTCCAACACCAATATCCCCTCCCACAGCGGCCAGGAAGGATGATTATGAGGTATTAATTCCCCATGCCGGTTGTCTCACTCCCATTCCTGTGCATCAGATGCTACACCATAAATCCTGTCATGACCTGCCGGCTATCTGGTTTTGATTTCCTGGAAATGACTGGTAATGAACATATTAATTTCAATGCACTATTACCGCAGTAGGCATTAACATCCGATTCACAAAAACACGCTTTGATTTTCCCGCACACCGCCTATATTTGTATCCTCAATTCTTTTAACCCTTCCCTGTGATAAACGCTATTTAATTTTTACCCAGTCCTGTTTAAAACCCGGTATCTATTCATTTATAACTATTAACTGTTATGACCGGGAAAGTTAAATTGCTTTTTACTGTTGGTATACTTATCTGTTATGCACTCACGGGTTGCACTAAAAAAGACCCGCTCATCCCTGTTAAGCCTGATGTTATCGTTCCGGGGGATTCTGTTACTGTTACAGAAAACAAAGTAGACCGGAATGAGCTGTTAACACTGGTAAATGGGCTACGCAGCCGGGGATGCGACTGTGGTAGTACTAAAATGCCGCCAGTGCATGCGCTGAAGTGGAGCGGCTCCCTGGAAAAGGCAGCATGGCTGCATAGTAAGGATATGAAAGTCAATAACTTCTTTCAACATAATTCCCAGAATGGTACTACTCCCGGCACACGTATTACTGCTGTAGGCTATAACTGGTATACCTATGGGGAAAATATTGCTAAAGGTAATATGGACGAACAGGCGGTGATATTGGGATGGCTATCCAGCCCTGAACATTGTAAAAATATGATGAAGGCTGATTACTATGAGATAGGTATCGGACAGGAAGGGGTATACTGGACAATGGATCTCGGAAGCAGGGTTGCTGACAAATAGCACCCGATACTCTTTTTAGCTTTAAGGTACAGGCATCTTTTTCCGCCACATCCGCCATATAAAATAGATGTATGCTGTCAAAGTAATGATAAACCAGCTATAAAAAAAGATCATCCGGCCTGTAGTAGATTCTTCTGGTACCG contains the following coding sequences:
- a CDS encoding phage holin family protein, translated to MGFLIRLLVSALAAMLTAYLLPGVHLKSFVTALILALVLAILNILVKPILIILTLPVTIFTLGLFLLVINAIIILLATKLVSGFTVDNFWWALLFSIVMSVIAGLMHSLAGGGNDN
- a CDS encoding alpha-ketoacid dehydrogenase subunit alpha/beta, with protein sequence MYFNRDQISDEQLIAFYKVLVYPRLVEEKMLLLLRQGKVSKWFSGIGQEAIAIGATLALEADEWILPLHRNLGVFTARQMPLTQLFRQWQGSQQGFSKGRERSFHFGSRAHHICGMISHLGPQLAIADGIALAHQLKQEKKVTLAFTGEGGTSEGEFHEALNVAAVWDLPVIFLIENNGYGLSTPVSEQYRCNRLVDRAIGYGMKGMHIDGNNLLEVYHAVKEAATYARQENKPVLIEAMTFRMRGHEEASGTKYVPPALLEEWAKKDPVSNYEDFLMHLGLLSGEDLTHIKQEIKSQIETNIAAGLSDGPILGNTAAELADVYAEDSSTLNKGTNSPNSSIANADNAIANIARTNSACTPDNNPGGPATEKRLIDAIADGLRQSMEIHPNLILMGQDIAEYGGAFKITDGFVAQFGKQRVRNTPLCESAIIGTALGLSLSGFKSMVEMQFADFVSCGFNQIINNLAKIHYRWGQAADVVIRMPAGGGVGAGPFHSQTNEAWFTHTPGLKVVYPSSPDDAKGLLAAAITDPNPVLYFEHKALYRSISGLVPDDYYLTPIGKAKLVQEGSDLSIITYGAGVHWALEYAQQHPQLSLSILDLRTLLPLDYEAIKAVVAQTGKVLVLHEATLTGGFGGEISAWIAEHCFHLLDAPVMRCGSLDTPIPFAMELEKNFLAKSRLDQCIRELAAY
- a CDS encoding NYN domain-containing protein; this translates as MDSNTKDLRLAVLIDADNIPYSNIKAMLEEVAKYGIPTFKRIYGDWTKPTVSGWKGVLLDNAITPIQQYSYTTGKNATDSAMIIDAMDILYTGRVDGFCLVSSDSDFTRLATRLREAGMKVFGMGEKKTPSAFRAACDKFIYIEILAIKEKKSDTSKSRSAKEKQKAISKADMDMVDLLASSINDIADEDGWAYLGELGNLLIKKQPDFDSRNYGFNKLVQLIKSVPDFEIDVRDSGKRSGKLVYVRVK
- a CDS encoding Dps family protein, which translates into the protein MKANIGVSDGNLKQIALELNKVLADEVVLYTKTRNYHWNIESPSFMEMHKFFEAQYEELADFGDDVAEKIRTLGHYAEGRMADFLKLTNLLEGDYTNDQKKQLKNLLDDHETVIRNLRRLIDEFDEKYKDKGSSDFVTGLMQKHEKMAWMIRAYLVK
- a CDS encoding MFS transporter — protein: MNQVPGRIYTLQFILLCLSNALFSASFNMLIPELPAYLSSMGGEGYKGYIIGLFTVTAALSRPFSGKLTDTIGRIPVMIFGSVICVVCSLLYPLVSSVGAFLLLRFFHGFSTGFKPTGTAAYVSDLVPHTRRAEAMGMVGLFSTIGMAMGPAIGGYVALHFNIQIMFQLSAVMALLSVVILVGMKETLQNKQRFKPTLLKVSANEIFEPLVLAPMVVTFLTYFSYGVLLTIIPDFSTHLGIHNKGLFFTFFTISSIGIRLLAGKASDRYGRVPVLKISATMLAAATFLMAIAHTPQLLLAAAVLYGVALGINSPAVTAWTIDLGLPEHRGRALASMYIALEAGIGLGAYFSAFIYNNNAGFFPLTFYVTTVITLLATFYLLFVYDNQRLKVMWRFVHIKKWR
- a CDS encoding DNA recombination protein RmuC, which encodes MNYTVLLTITGALAVVLGWLYFSVRQKWEQQQQEQVLLKERNNHLEAQYTYTQHMLEDKRIELQEKQQRLDHVYTEFQQLMGDSSRIEEQNRFLHQQLNEEKQRLQEIQQEFKVQFENTAQQLLQRISGTFMEQNQHKMDDILKPLAEKIESFRSSVQQSLVAETTQRTELKTELQKLLLLNQTLTQEANNLTNALKADTKKQGNWGEMILERVLEASGLEKGIHYFTQDAQRDSEGMLKRPDLLLLLPENRQLVIDSKVSLKAYEQYCSATDEVEKQQALKLHLQSVKNHVDELSRKSYHSLYKNTTDFVLLFVPVEPAYALAILQQDDLYDYAFRKKIIVVSVPSLLATLRIIDAMWRLENQNRNAEEIVKQGSALYEKFVGFAEDMRTVGIHLGRSQEVYDSAMNKLSTGRGNLVTRAEGMRRLGLETKKELPRELVDKSEPVAGDELLLE
- a CDS encoding iron-containing alcohol dehydrogenase family protein — encoded protein: MKFRNFKMVGYVIYGLGSFDQLDEILAPQRKGDAPMIFFVDEYFKDKPAFLSRIPLQGKDKIVIIDVTHEPKTTQVDKLRDDLKAAFGEVSGIIGIGGGSVMDLAKAVGLMMTNPGSSADYQGWDLVKVRGVYKMGIPTISGTGAEVSRTCVLTGPTRKLGMNSDFTTFDQIMLDPSLTSSVPANQRFYTAMDCFIHCVESLQGTYLNAFSKSYGEKAQELCEEIFLEKKQWDDDADEKLMMASYAGGMSIAYSQVGVAHAVSYGLAYLLGTKHGIGNCIVFDKLEEFYPDGVKKFKAMVKKHNIEIPQHITKGLTDEQFDTMINVSLGMAPLWENALGKDWQQIMTRERLRKLYEQL
- the kdsB gene encoding 3-deoxy-manno-octulosonate cytidylyltransferase, translated to MKKIALIPARYGATRFPGKLMAKLGGKTVILRTYESAVNTGVFDEVMVVCDSEVIYDEIVQHGGKAVMSKKEHECGTDRIAEAVVDMDVDIVVNVQGDEPFTQKEPLEKLLSVFEGEAGKQVRVASLMQELKDWKLIEDPNYVKVAVDKQFNALFFSRSVIPYPRNKDFPSVYYEHIGIYAFRKQTLLDFTQMPVTPLEAAEKIECLRYLENGIPMKMVVTEYMGVEIDTPEDLDKAAKLL
- a CDS encoding DegT/DnrJ/EryC1/StrS family aminotransferase, whose product is MPGYELFGAEERKEVNDVLETGIMMRYGFDGPRKGIWKAKELEQAICDKLDVKYTQLTSSGTTALSTAMAALGIGAGDEIIMPTFTFVASFESVFSVGATPVLVDVDDTLTLDPKAVEAAITPQTKAVMPVHMCGSMADLDALKAICDKHQLILLEDACQSFGGSYKGKALGTIGHAGTFSFDFVKTITCAEGGAIVTNDQDVYVKSDAYADHGHDHLGVDRGADQHPFMGYNYRISELHAAVGLAQIRKLDNILSILRNNKKIMKDALATVSEVTFRRLPDEAGDSATHLSFFLPDENTARAAAAAMKAAGLAAFFWFDNNWHYIRQWDHFKQNASLHAFPPGLKQAMEQYKTKQFPASDAIIGRCISTPVNLGWNQDEVKEKAEKLVKAVKSVL